In Thermococcus sp. MV5, the following are encoded in one genomic region:
- a CDS encoding ADP-specific glucokinase, with protein sequence MKESLKDKIRLWKRLYVQAFENATNALPNISGVLLAYNTNIDAIKYLDKEDLEQKINEIGKENVFKIIENPPEKIASLEHLFGGILRSIKLGKAMEWFVENEEIRKYLRDWGWDELRIGGQAGIMANLLGGVYRIPTIVHIPQNPKLQAELFVDGPIYIPIFEGNELKLVHPKEAQYDENELIHYIYEFPRGFQVFEIRAPRENRFIANADDYNARVYMRKEFREGFGEIVKKVELALISGLQVLKEYYPNGTTYRDVLDRVESHLNILNKHGVKTHFEFAYTPSKRVREELIEMLPKFTSVGLNEVELSSIIEIIGDEELAKEILEGHLFSVIDGMNLLMDETGVERVHFHTYGYYLALTQYRGEHVRDALLFASLAAAAKAMRGNLERVEQIRNALSIPTNERAIILEEELEKEFTEFENGIIDMTDRQLTFIPTKIVASPKSTVGIGDTISSSAFVSEFGMRKS encoded by the coding sequence ATGAAAGAAAGCCTCAAAGATAAGATACGGTTATGGAAAAGACTATATGTGCAAGCTTTTGAGAATGCCACTAATGCACTTCCAAATATTAGTGGAGTTCTTTTAGCATATAATACAAATATCGATGCTATAAAATATCTCGATAAAGAGGATTTAGAACAAAAAATCAATGAAATAGGAAAAGAGAATGTTTTTAAAATTATAGAAAATCCTCCCGAAAAAATAGCATCGCTTGAACATCTTTTTGGAGGAATATTGAGAAGTATAAAACTCGGAAAAGCAATGGAATGGTTTGTAGAGAACGAAGAAATTAGAAAATATCTACGAGACTGGGGATGGGATGAACTGAGAATTGGTGGTCAAGCTGGAATCATGGCAAATCTTTTAGGCGGGGTGTACAGGATTCCCACTATAGTGCACATCCCCCAAAATCCCAAACTTCAAGCAGAATTATTCGTTGATGGGCCGATTTATATTCCAATTTTTGAGGGAAATGAGCTCAAACTTGTTCACCCTAAAGAAGCACAATATGATGAGAATGAACTAATCCACTATATCTATGAGTTCCCAAGAGGATTTCAAGTCTTCGAGATCAGAGCCCCAAGAGAGAATCGGTTTATAGCTAATGCTGATGATTACAACGCCAGAGTATATATGAGAAAGGAATTCAGGGAAGGTTTTGGAGAAATAGTCAAAAAAGTAGAATTAGCCCTAATAAGCGGGCTTCAGGTTCTAAAAGAGTACTATCCCAATGGAACAACATATAGAGACGTTCTTGATAGAGTTGAAAGTCACCTTAACATCTTAAATAAACATGGTGTAAAAACTCACTTTGAATTTGCATATACACCAAGCAAAAGAGTGAGAGAAGAGCTTATAGAGATGCTGCCAAAGTTCACAAGCGTTGGACTAAATGAGGTAGAATTATCCTCAATAATAGAGATAATTGGAGATGAAGAACTCGCAAAAGAAATCCTTGAGGGACATCTCTTTTCCGTCATAGATGGAATGAATCTTTTAATGGATGAAACCGGGGTAGAGAGAGTTCATTTCCACACCTATGGTTATTATCTAGCTTTAACCCAGTACCGAGGGGAACATGTTAGAGATGCCTTGCTCTTCGCTTCATTGGCAGCTGCAGCAAAAGCTATGCGGGGTAACTTAGAAAGAGTTGAACAGATAAGAAATGCCTTAAGTATTCCAACAAATGAAAGAGCAATAATCCTCGAAGAAGAACTTGAGAAGGAATTCACCGAATTTGAAAACGGTATAATAGATATGACAGACAGACAACTGACATTTATCCCGACAAAGATCGTGGCCTCTCCAAAGAGCACCGTCGGGATAGGAGATACAATTTCAAGCTCTGCATTTGTTAGTGAATTCGGAATGAGGAAAAGCTGA
- the mpgP gene encoding mannosyl-3-phosphoglycerate phosphatase, whose protein sequence is MKVIFLDLDKTLLGDDYSPEPAKGVVRELKKRGFRLVFNSSKTRKEQEYYRSALNVGDPFIVENGSAIYIPKGYFSFDFPFTREDEYYHVIELGTRYETIKRVLDEIEEHFRLKYYGNSTINEIIEFTGLPKELAELAVKREYSETIFKWERKGFQEVIEQRGLKVTKGSRFYNVTGNTDKGKAVKMLIDLYSKIEKVESYAVGDGFNDFPMFDVVDFAFIIGELNHPRARNINSIDEILG, encoded by the coding sequence ATGAAAGTTATTTTCCTAGATCTCGATAAAACCCTCCTTGGGGATGATTATTCCCCTGAACCTGCCAAAGGAGTAGTGCGAGAGCTCAAAAAGAGAGGCTTTAGGTTAGTCTTCAATTCTTCAAAGACCCGGAAGGAGCAGGAATACTACAGAAGTGCCTTAAATGTGGGGGATCCCTTCATAGTAGAGAATGGAAGTGCGATCTATATCCCAAAGGGGTATTTCAGCTTTGATTTCCCCTTTACCCGAGAGGACGAATATTATCATGTCATCGAACTTGGAACAAGGTATGAAACCATAAAAAGGGTGCTGGATGAGATAGAAGAGCATTTTAGGTTGAAGTACTACGGAAATTCAACCATCAATGAGATTATCGAGTTTACTGGCTTACCAAAAGAACTAGCGGAACTGGCTGTGAAGAGGGAGTACTCGGAAACAATCTTCAAATGGGAAAGAAAAGGGTTTCAAGAAGTTATAGAGCAGAGGGGGCTTAAAGTTACAAAAGGCAGCAGGTTTTACAACGTTACCGGAAACACTGATAAGGGAAAAGCAGTAAAAATGCTCATAGATTTATACTCAAAAATCGAAAAGGTGGAAAGTTACGCCGTCGGCGATGGGTTTAATGATTTTCCGATGTTCGATGTCGTGGATTTTGCTTTCATAATTGGTGAGCTTAACCATCCAAGGGCTAGGAATATAAATTCAATAGATGAAATCCTCGGCTGA
- the mpgS gene encoding mannosyl-3-phosphoglycerate synthase — MLLEAPVYKEIFGAVKIYELQKVIKMDTETEDVPMFTVQNIPRGDIYKVIGEMAIVVPMKNEKLHLVDGVLKAIPHKSPIIIVSNSKRKGPNRFKQEVDLVKHFCNLTHSKVLMIHQKDPGLGEAFKEVGYEDILDEKGLVRNGKGEGMLLGILLAKAVGAKYVGFVDADNYIPGAVNEYVKDYAAGFLMSESDYAMVRLHWRHKPKVSKGTLYFKKWGRVSEITNRYLNQLISEKTTFETTIMVTGNAGEHAMTMKLAEILPFSTGYSIEPYEIVYLLERFGAWENVEEAQDIFDQGVEIFQLETLNPHFHEDKGQQHVKEMALLSLTTIYHSKLASERLRKSILEDLRMHGILGETEEPPKPRVMRPIKDIDIKKWMKTLETHQETLLRFDL; from the coding sequence ATGCTTTTAGAGGCTCCAGTTTACAAGGAAATCTTTGGAGCGGTGAAAATTTACGAGTTACAAAAAGTCATTAAGATGGATACTGAAACTGAGGATGTTCCAATGTTTACAGTACAAAATATTCCTAGAGGGGATATATACAAAGTTATTGGAGAAATGGCAATAGTTGTCCCTATGAAAAATGAAAAGCTTCATCTTGTTGATGGTGTGTTAAAAGCAATTCCTCATAAATCACCCATCATCATAGTTTCCAACAGCAAGAGAAAGGGACCTAACCGATTTAAACAAGAAGTAGACCTGGTAAAACACTTTTGTAATCTAACTCACTCAAAGGTTTTGATGATTCATCAAAAAGATCCTGGATTAGGAGAGGCGTTTAAAGAGGTTGGGTATGAGGACATTCTTGATGAAAAAGGACTTGTAAGAAATGGAAAGGGCGAAGGGATGCTTTTGGGAATATTACTCGCAAAAGCTGTAGGTGCCAAATACGTTGGCTTTGTTGATGCTGATAATTATATTCCAGGAGCCGTTAACGAGTATGTTAAGGATTATGCTGCCGGTTTCCTGATGAGTGAAAGCGACTATGCAATGGTGAGACTTCATTGGAGGCATAAACCCAAGGTAAGTAAAGGGACACTCTACTTCAAAAAGTGGGGGCGGGTAAGTGAGATAACAAATCGCTATCTAAATCAACTCATAAGTGAGAAAACCACGTTTGAAACCACTATTATGGTGACTGGAAATGCGGGAGAACACGCCATGACAATGAAGCTTGCAGAAATCTTACCGTTTTCCACAGGCTATTCAATAGAACCATACGAAATAGTTTATCTCCTAGAACGTTTTGGTGCATGGGAAAACGTGGAGGAGGCCCAAGATATCTTTGATCAAGGAGTAGAGATTTTCCAACTAGAAACTCTAAATCCTCACTTCCACGAAGACAAGGGCCAGCAACATGTAAAAGAGATGGCCTTGCTTTCATTAACCACCATATATCACTCAAAACTTGCCTCAGAAAGGTTGAGAAAGAGTATTCTTGAGGACCTCAGAATGCATGGGATATTAGGAGAAACCGAAGAACCTCCAAAACCACGAGTCATGAGGCCCATAAAAGACATAGACATTAAAAAGTGGATGAAAACATTAGAGACCCATCAAGAGACTCTACTGAGGTTTGATTTATGA